Sequence from the Eleutherodactylus coqui strain aEleCoq1 chromosome 13, aEleCoq1.hap1, whole genome shotgun sequence genome:
cacttgctgccgcgggacaacccctttatggtaCTTGTACATGGGATGGCAATCACTTCTGTCCTTCCATACATGAGGAATAGTTTTCAGTAAATAGAGTTCTCTTCCAGCtggccacctccattcagtgggAACAGGCAGATGTTCAAAGATGAACACCTGCCTGTGTACACCAAGTGAGAAGTTGCTGACTAAtcctttgtttcagtgagctgaaacgaagCAACTAGCAATtaatgagcgatttcttgctcagtacattatatgttataattcTTAATTATTTCAAAAGGGTTGGTGATCTGGGgactattctgattgccagattggagtcaggaaggaatttgttcccttaaatggagaaaattggcttctacctcattggggtttattttgccttcctctggatcaacattggggtgtaataggctgaactggatggacatgtgtcttttttgggccttacatactatgttaccttgtCCAGACCCGTgtctacacaggacaactatcactTAAAAGCGCTCATTTGAGAGATTTTTCAACCGATAGTTGGGCTACGTAAAAGTACTTCATGTGTTGTTGATTTCAGTGTATAATAGTGGGTAGTAAGCACCCGCTAGCTGTCACTGTAGGCAACCAAAAAGTTATCATttgaccaggggtgtaactataggggacgcAGTTGCTCCTTGGCCCAGGAcctttagagggcccataaggccttattTTCTCCATATAGAAaccctagtagtatgaataaagcattgaaaaaTAGTCTTCTGGAGGGGTGGTCCTCTCTGTGAAAACATACGATATGATGGAAATAAAAATTTATCCCAGAGGTCAACGTCTCAAAAATGTGGTACTTTGGTAAAGTCTTACATGCATTTTGGACTTGTTACATTATTCAATACACTAAGTAGAAGACACAAGCTGGTTACTGTCTCATGAGTTCTCATTTTGCATTATTCTATATAGTCGGTCTAGCAGTTTTTGGAGTTTGCTCATTGGTTCTCGATGTGCTGAAGATTGGAAAATCAGCCAGTCTGCTTCACTGTGAATCTCCTATCCAAATTGTTCATCCAGCCTTTCAGGCCCTGTTTGTAGTGTTGCAGGTAAGAGTTGTAAATTGCTCCTAGTAACTCTAGCTAAACCCCCTTTGCATTATCTATAATAGTAGTTATGCGCAAACCTCAAGGATCAATAAAGTATATTTTATCCCACCAATATATAATTAGTTTGCCTTCATTATTGGTTCATTTATGATATGAAAATACACTTTTGATTGCATGATCTTCCCATACAGACCTACTTCCTCTGGGTGTCTTGCAAGGACAGTGTTCAGAGTCACATGAACCTTACTAGGTAAGAACTAATGAAGATGTAAGGGGGTACCGACTCATGTTTGAATATTTATTGTTTTATACTATATTATGTGATAAGCTATTGCTTTAAGAGGGGGCCAGAATGAGGGAACATGTCTCTGAATGGGCTTCTGGGGACGGAAGTAGTGAGAGAGAGCGGCTACACTGTGGATGGAGGAGTTAGGGAGAATCTCCTGGTTGACACTGCAGGAGAGCAGTCACAGTCCTATGGGAACACTAAATCTGAAAATGGATTCTCCAGCAACAAACAAGGAAGAAACCTAACAGGGTGAGGTGATTTCAAATGTGACGCCACATAAGGAATCTGAACCTCGATTCCACTAAGAGTCTAAAGAGTTAACAAAATACGTGGCAGCATACATAAGGTGAAAGTAAAATGCagattctttattcctccatgctttaaaaaaaaaaaaaacaggcgacgtttcgacctctcTGGGTCTTCAtcaagcttgtttttttttaaagcgtggaGGAATAAAGAATCTGCATTTTACTTTCACCATATGTGTGCTGCCATGTATTTTGTTAACTCTTTGCCCTATGGAAACAGTCTCTTCCAGTGAAGGAACGTTGAAAGTAGAGCCCACAGACAAGCATCTGAGAAGGTATATTTTCCTAACAAATGGGGATGGACTTTTGCTGGTCTGGTAAGATAATAACTATCTTTGCTGATCAAAGTTATCCCGGGAACTGGGACTTCATTCAAACCCTATTGGTTATATTAGAGACTAAGCATACGTGATCCAGATGTTTCTCTTGTATTAAAGTTTAACATTTAGAGCAGAACAGTCATGGTCCATTGCTTATGTAAGTTACCCACGCAGCTTTTGCAATGGCCGCCGATAGGGCTCATTTTAAAGCCCAGCCCTTTCCCGAACCAGCATGGCCAGAACTGGGCCATGAGTCCCTGCTGTCACCCTTACCCATACAGGAGGATAAGGGAACTGTGACCGCATTTTGGGATCTTAACCTGGCAATCCCAGCTCTGGAAGTAGGTCAACTTGTTGCCCATCAGTCCGACACATTCCCATTAAACTGGAGAAACCCAGAGCCTGTCACCCTAGCCCGCTCACAAAGAATCCTGGAGAATAATCTCCAGGTTAGATCATTCTATAAAAATAACATTTTAGGACACTCACAATGTAATCTAGCAGGAGAAATCAAAGTAGCTTCAATGTAGCTTCAGTACTCAATGGTCATGTGCCTGTATTACAGGTGCGGCCTCATGTTGACTCTCACCACTAATCTAGCAATCTGGatggcagctgtcacagatgaatcTCTTCACCAGACCCCTAAAAATGCATCTGGTGGACACAGGATTGTCAAAGGTAAGACAACTTGGTGTCAGAAGAATTTTTATATTGATGCCAAATTAACAGTTATATACTGTATAGGAAATACTTCTTTAAATTATGGTACTGCTTCCTTGTGCTCCTTTAATTTTTATCATATACTGACCTGTTGAACCCACACAAATATACACTTGCATTGCCTAAATAGCAATCTTCTAATGTAGGTTTAATACTGGAATAATAAACTCTTTCATGGTATACATTTTATAATAGTTGCATAGCTGCAGAGAAGGTTTACCATTGCCATGCAAATGCATCAGCAGACTACAGACTGCTACAATATATTCTAAGAAGGGGACACACAGAAAACAGTCTATAGTCTGCCGATCGGATGCCATGCTGCTATCACAGCCCTCCCACTGCAAAAGGGCAATAATCCCATACAAATATTATATTATGCATTTGATGTTTGTGAGATGCCAAAACATATGTGTGTCATGTCCACCTAGGAAGTGCTGGATCCGTAACCCGCAGATCAAGCACAAATGTGCGCAAGCTGTGTATAAATAACAACAAACCAAAATttgggaactctttccctatcaAAATAGCCTCAGGGATGGGGACCTGCCTAAACACAGGCAATTCACCCTGACAAGGATGTACCTGATCTCGTACCTCGGCCCTTAATTAATCCTACGTGGGACAGGGGAAACATAAGCAACacaatagaaaagaaaacacaaacttagctttaATGTAGAAGGCAAATATAGAATCCAAGAGCAAGCTCTGACTCAGAGTtagactgaagattcaatggcaattcagtccagcatcagccagactaaatagccatgaCAATTACCCACAAGTGGGTCtaggcatgtctcacctaatactacACCCACCAGGGGAGAACatctgcaaaacctgcaccagactatcagcatggcagtAATCTTAGAACCGCTGCAACACTGTGGCTACTTGTCTAGGAACAACATATGTATGCAGCATTGCCCAATAGACTTTCTAATGCAGAAGTGTATCTAAGGCTGTGTACAGGAGCCATTTATGTAGTGCAAAGAATAGCAGCAGGACACATCATAACAAGTAAGGGAACCCATCTCCAAAGGCACTAAATATACAGTTTCTATATGAAAGTATATTATGTCCATTTTAATAGGGCCTGAGTTTATAGCTAGAAGCCAAAGTCTACCTTGCAAAGAGCACGTATCTTCAGACTCACTTACTGACAGTGAATGGCATAGTACATATCAGGCCACACTTCTATCTTTCACGCCACTGTGGACTTCTTAGTTGCTAGATGCTGCGATTGATTTTTATGACATTGAAGGTATCCATATTATCAATTTTTAATTCTGCTAATCCAATAAGAACATCTTTTGTGTttcagctggtggagaagccaatGACTGTGTGTGCAATACTCCAGTGTGTGAAACCTTCCAGACAGGATATTATTACctatacccctttaatattgaatATAGCCTCTTTGCTTCGGCCATGTCTTATGTGATGTGGAAGAATGTGGGTCGTGTAATGAGCCAGCAttctacacacacacatcactccTTCCGCCCACAAAGACTTTTTGTGGGACTTATTAGTGGGCTTGGGGTCCTTGTGGCCGGCCTAGTAGTCTTCATAGTCTATGAGATCAATGTTCCATCAGTGGAAACCAAAACACAAGCACTTATAATGTATTACATCTTCAACATCGTAGCTCTCAGCCTCATGTCTGTCAGCTCACTTGCGGGTACCATCATCTTCAGATTTGACAAGAGGAACGCCGACAGTCATAAGAACCATACAAGGAACCTTGATGTTGCTTTGCTGATAATAGCTGCCCTAGGCAAATACTGTATCTCCTATTTCTCGATAATAGCCATCGTAGCCACTTCTCCTGGTTTCGTCATTGATCATTTAAATTTGGTGTATGCACTGCTCATGATTGTGCAGCACACCCTGCAGAATATCTTCATCATAGAAGGACTGCATAGAGAGCCGTTCAGTGATGGACACTCAGAACAACACCGTTCTGTAGCCTATATTGATCAAAATGAAGTTTACATCAATCCAGCAGTTACAAATCTGCAGGGCAATCACTCAGAAACCGAACATAGACATAGTTTGGATAAAAACTCCAATGAAATTGTTGCACACCCCATCATAAGGAATACTCGAGCAGAATGGAGAAGGAAGGCCCTGAAGGAGATCTCTTTATTCCTGCTTATCTCCAACATCATTGTAAGTAACATCTCCAATGGATCGGAATGTCAATCAATTTGCTTTTTGCAATGGTTTTACCTTCATTATCTAAAGACGAATTATGTAAGTTGCCAATGGAAATAGCCATACACCAGCTTACTGAGGACAGAGACCTATTTGAAAGGGCTCTTTATACACATATTAGTAgagggttaaagggattctgtcatcagaatTTTTGCTATGAAGGTGGCGCAATAATGCTACCTGCCATATGGAACACAAGCTAGAGATATATGTGTAATAAAAAGCTAAATATTTGTTTAGGCAGAAACTTAAATTTATATTCTCCTATGCTGTATTGTAATTGACCCACCCCAAGTCACGGAGACGGGCCGTATGAGCTCTGAGTCACAGCTTACACTAATTATGCATGCCCCCTGCATAGCTCTACCACCTCCTCCTGTCACTGACAGTGCAAATGGCGGTGAAGTCCCACGCTTGCGTTGTGCCCCCTTCTGCTCCAGCCAGAATTGGACACGCGCTACTGAAGTCAAGAGATGCACAGTCCAAGCGCAGGATTTCACTGCCGCTTGTGCTGATGTCAGTGACAGGAGAAGGCGGTGGAGCTGAAGAGGGGATGGGCATAATTAGTGGAAGCTTGACTCAGGACTCATGCAGCCTGTCTTCGTGACTCAAGGTGGGTCAATTACCATATAATGTTGGAAAATCTaaaggtaaaggcccatttacatgcaaagacaatctttcaacgattgaaagattgacagttttaagccccatttacacgcaacaattatcactcaaaattcattcaaacgatgtcttttgagcgataatcgttgtgtgaaaATGctaccatctttcactctttggctaagcaatgatttttaggtgagcttaaattcatcgttcagctggagagagataacagggaccgcatgctgtgttctctatgTTCTCTATGGGCTGTcagtgattacattgtattcagctgacagccccatgcaagaacaaaggagctgattgcagagctcagaccacctgcagtGTTCTACAAGcaactcctggaggctcatttacatgcaaatgaagctgataaagtgctaatgggcattagttcccattagcactttatgcaaaatgttcATGATCGCttgaactgtcaatctttcaatcatttgaaagattgcctttgcatgtaaatgaacctttagcgattattttgcatcaaatgttaatagacactaatgtccattagcaaatTATCagcatcatttgcatgtaaaagggcctctgaaatctgtttgcagagcacaacatatggtctgagctctgcacacagctccattgttctctcaTGGGTgtcggctgaatacaatgtaatctccgactcccatgcagaacacagcatgcggtccttgttatttctctctggctgaatgatgaattttaagctcaccttaaaatcatctttacacgcaacgattatcgctcatatgccataaatgtaaatggcccttttaaTTTCGGACAAAACAAATATTCTGCTTTTTATTACACACATATGTCCAGGTTGTGTTCTGTGTAGCAGGTGGCGCTATAGTGGCACCTTAGTAGCAAAAAGTCTCATGACATCACTTTAAAATACGGGTTGTAATTACAAAAAATGCCAGCAAAAACAACATTTCTAAATTATTGTATAGCTAAAAACAGACATTGATCAAAGAATAGTTCTttaaatggatggatggatagcttTAAAAACTActgaataatagaaaaaaaacggCAGAAAATCCATAAATGTCTAATATATAGGTCATAATTAACCATATTCAGACAGTAATAATACACAATCCATTTTCATACTTCTTTAATAAATCACTTAAATAAACCCTAAAATACATTTGCGCACACCATCATACCAAGGTTTTATTAGTATCAGTAAATTTCATCCAGCTCACTCAAAACAAATGGATGCACGGAGCTGCGCAAAATGCGAAAACAATTCCATCATCCAATAAGTGTAAAAACTGAAATAAAGCCTTCAGTTTTTAAAACTTACTGGAAGTGGGAGTTTTTTGTAAGGTTTATATTAATAACATATCCTAGTTAGGGGAATTGTAACTACCGTAGATAAGGGATTCCAATGTGGTTAGTTGGCAAGAGCGCTACTGAGGGTTTGGTGGCACAGACAATTGATTTATTGGTATTTCAAAGACTCGATGAGGGAAGTCCTTCGAGTGAGACAAACGTCAATTAGCCAAACACTCTGTGGTCAGTCTATTTTCCTTGACCTTTCTAACAAAAGAAAATTGTACTCAGAGAACGCCGTTTAAGACTAATTACTGAAACTATGGTATTAAAATGGTCAGTTTCAACCAATAGATCAATAACTATCAGACAAGCTTTTTTCTCAGACATTGATGATTAAAGAACTTTTTTTAGTCTCCTCACTACTCCGGTTCGCTCTGGTCTCCACATAATTTCAGGTAGCATGGTCATTGCCATCTCGGCTTGTGAGCACTATAGCCAATCGGTGGCTTCAGTGATACTATGCTGCCCACAATTATGTGGATGCCGGAGAGAACTAAAGCCAGGGAGATGAAACTAGTGAGTATAGCTTAGTTGATTATTTTATACCTGTTCAAGCCCCAATAAAATAAACTTAccaccagacaacctctttattaCTTTCAATTGTGGGGAAATACCTCTACTGATGGGAGTAATATCTTTTGTTTGACTATGACGAATGCTACGCATGTTGTAATTAGTAGAATACATTATCCCATTCATAAGCTAAAAAAAATTggccaaaacaaaaaacaaagttgATGCACCAAGTTATAATGCAGCAGGAAATATGCATACCAGGATAAAACAATGCTATAAATGATGAAATATATTGAAAAAGCCTATTACATTTCTATATTTAGTATTTTTATGATTTGATGCCACTTGTGTTTCTCCACTTTATATCACCAAGTAAATTGTGTCTAACAATATTGTGTCCCATTTTCCTAGTTCTGGATCATGCCTGCCTTTGGTGCTCGTCCACAGTTTGATAATGAAAGGGAGCTGAAATTCTATAAAGAATCCTTGTGGATTGCTATAGTAAACATCGGCCTCCCGTTTGGAATCTTTTACAGGATGCATTCAGTCGCAAGCCTTGTGGAAGTCTATGTCATTTCCTAGCACAACTGGCATCATGGCAAAACAATAGCACGATGCTAAAAGTAGAGGGCTAAAGATCAATATATTGTTTCCATAGcttacactggggaacacaatgTTTGTTGATTTACATCTTGTTGTTTACTAACTTTTGACTTCCTAATCCAAAAATGACCCCAGTTTTTCTCTTTCACATCAGCTTTTTAAGATACAAGATCCCCCCCATTTTTCTCATAAAACATACAAAATGTACTTGCGATAGAAAACATAAAATTACCTGAATGTAATGTTTATTTAAAGTTATCTTGTCTATACAAAGGATATATTGTTTTTATACATCAAATTGTATGCAAGTAGTAGCCGTTAAGGTAAAAAATTACGCTTATAGCCTTTCCTGTAGTTTTCAATCTGTGGACAATCTCACCTACTCCAAcaatagtcggccatcatatgtacATTCCATCTACCCGATACCATCCCTCCATGaccttcaaatcttggtggaatcgTTCACCTTACTGATCACTGACTGCACCAAGGTTTTCCGGCAAGTTATCAAGATGGCTATGCAGAAAATGCACTTTGACACTGTTAGGAAAATCATCAGAGATTTCTTAGTGTGTTTCATTGCCTGGTCCGAATTAtatgagaagttgtgtacacaaatcactgacacatgacacagCCAGTATCATCCGACATTGATGCTCTTCTGAGTTTATTACAAGGCAGACAATGTATATATAAGTTCACTTATGTATGATCAGAAATACACGCCCCTCTgtaatcataagaactcatgatttGCTCAAGGTGTtaatggtttaacatatgttaatgcctTGAGGAGTGTTACTACTACGTACATAATTTCTAGGAACCAGAAACTAGATTCTGTATTTGCTGTTTTAGTAGTTTCTATATGAATGTAGGGTGTTAGAAACCGCTATCCATAGACATTTCTAAGCCAGGTAAAGGTATGGGGGAATATGAGTCTGCATCTAATACATACCAGTGCATAACAGAAACACATTAACCATTTATAAGCTTGTTATTCACTAAGAAGGTAGATATacgaatatatatatgtatacacacgtGTTTGCCTAGACTGATGTAAGAAACATATATACACCATaggatacatatattattactataacaatgctcatgttgcaaccaagcaTAAAATTATTTTATTGAGAGATTGAGATACCCCCAATGACCAGGTCACAAGTTTTGCTGTTTTGCAATTAATAAAATGTTGTTTGTTCAGCAATGGCGACTCTTGCGCCTTATGTCCATTAGGCTGACATCAATCGAGAAAGCCCTGAACCTGCTGCCTCGCAAAAGGCaacactcgctcgagtaatttgccttagcgagtacgctcgctcatctctaatccaatcTCAATGACATCTTTGAGCATCAAACAGAGACtttacaaatatctgtctgggatgatttagtgatcctgcattgagcagggggttggacccgatgtccctgaaggtcccttccaactctaccattctatgactctatgtGAGAACAGACTCTGTACAAGCAATGGTAGATAGATGAAGTCAATATTTATTCACTCGGTATAGTCAAACCAGTTGCATGTGGAGATTCTAGGAAGGAGGATGCAAGGGTGAAACTTCAGGAAGTTTATTTTGACTGTACATTGAGCAGTGAAGTCGAGAAAATCAAAGGAAAATCTTCTCCCCAGATCTGTGATGCCGGTCCTGTGCAAACACAAGATGACACTTGCCCAGGGAGCTGGATATGACCTCATCGGAAACAGGAGGAGTTACATATAGAAAGGTATTGTGTTAGTTGCAGTATCAAGTATACATGAAACAAATATAACAGTTGCCACTCGATGGCAGCAAAGCACGAGAATATGAACATTACTTGCAAATAACATACAGTAGCTGTGACAGCACCCTTTAACTTTTATAGTAGCATGAATCCCTACTGTAAAGTGTCACGCCGGATGCGTCCCAGCCGAGCGCCGGATCAGCCCTCCATCCCGGCCACAGGCTGTAACTGTTGTGCCGCCTGGCAGCACACTGCACGCGCCGTCTGACAGCGGAGTGGCCCGCGCCTGTGTCCTATTGTTGCTCTGCAGCTGCACATACAGGCgacagcgccgggggggggcagtTTCACAGGCAGCCGCTGCTGTGGGCTCCATGCTGGAAGCCAATATGTGATAGTTAAATGGGGAAAAAGAGGGGCCGCCTTTTGTGCTTGCGCTGGCAAAAAGCCTCCAGGGCGATCTATGTTTCTCATAGGAAGCCCTAGTTTTTTCCTTGTCCGCTTTGTGGGCTGCCAGAACCTGCAGACTATgccgctgtgcagccaatcagctatagggggtgtcaccccctgtcaatcttgactccaccaggagttcctggtggcgtcaagatacactaatacccatctgCTATCTACCTTAGCGCAATTATTTTGATCTATGTGAGCTTtagtttgttttcagtgacacgccTGCgctatgattgacccctacatcactgtacactattttgaccaatttttgagaGGAGCACAGGACCATCCCAATTCACAATGATCTTTGTGAAATCAGCCCGATACCGTTACGAACGAAGTATTTATATAATTAATGTAATTTAATAGTGAGCAGTGTAATAGATTTATGGTGTGCATATTTGAAGAAGTGAAGCCTGTCAGTACGCAGAATTAATGCTGCGTAATAAAACAGCAAGTTCCGAACTGACTTTATATAAACACTCCGGCTTCTCGTCGCATTATAAACATAAGTGGTTCAGGAAGGGTGTGAGTTTGTACTGCAAATATTGCTGATAATACAAACAATAATAGTTCAGTCAAATCAACTCATCCGCACACTTCCTATTTACAAATCATTAATAATCACAAAATGCTACAATAGTACAAATCTTTCCACAAACAGGGCTGAAAAAGGCAGCAGTGCTCATTGTTAGTGGGGCATGGGATTTGTAAGCTTGGACACTATCATATTCGGATCCTTAGAAATCAGAAGACATGACATGGTTCAGACACTTGTGTATATTAGGAAGCCCTGTGTGGTGAAGAAGTAAAGTCCTAAGCTcccgctcacaacctgaaggttgcaagttcaaccccacatggttcaggtagccggctcaaggttgactcagctttccaaggtcggtaaaatgagtacccagcttggtagtgggggtaataaattacttgaaagacctgtagaataaagttggcgctatacaaatgacaagattttttttatatattattgcTAAGTCACTCCATAATATCTTCACTTGTGGACATTTCTGTTTACTTTGCTCAATTATTACATCACATCAAATGACTACTTGTACATCCTCTCCATCTTACTATCACCTTTACTGACTTGATAATAAAAATTCTTGTAGCTGTATTCATCGGGCCTGACCCTTTGTCTAGAATGCAATAAGTATCCTTACTACAATATACCCATTATGTTTCTGCTTGATTATTATCACTTGACCAGAATGCGCT
This genomic interval carries:
- the LOC136587391 gene encoding proton channel OTOP2-like is translated as MGDETIDTISPATVSSTETDGKFEVISIDQHSLVDVTLPVLWKKGGRLLSGLLGINVLLLAIVLVSSAAFNEVALVKREELSLLCVLMGLTSCWMMVYLFWTSKKDHQTRLKDLHAGPIWLKVGLAVFGVCSLVLDVLKIGKSASLLHCESPIQIVHPAFQALFVVLQTYFLWVSCKDSVQSHMNLTRCGLMLTLTTNLAIWMAAVTDESLHQTPKNASGGHRIVKAGGEANDCVCNTPVCETFQTGYYYLYPFNIEYSLFASAMSYVMWKNVGRVMSQHSTHTHHSFRPQRLFVGLISGLGVLVAGLVVFIVYEINVPSVETKTQALIMYYIFNIVALSLMSVSSLAGTIIFRFDKRNADSHKNHTRNLDVALLIIAALGKYCISYFSIIAIVATSPGFVIDHLNLVYALLMIVQHTLQNIFIIEGLHREPFSDGHSEQHRSVAYIDQNEVYINPAVTNLQGNHSETEHRHSLDKNSNEIVAHPIIRNTRAEWRRKALKEISLFLLISNIIFWIMPAFGARPQFDNERELKFYKESLWIAIVNIGLPFGIFYRMHSVASLVEVYVIS